The Erinaceus europaeus chromosome 13, mEriEur2.1, whole genome shotgun sequence genome segment atgccagtccttgcactttgagccatgtgcgcttaacctgctgcgctactgcccgacccctggaatacaatattctttttaaaatatattttatttattattttcatgagagagaggtgcagagagaaagatacagaaagagccaccagagcactgcttagctctggcatatgatgtgagggggaattgaacatgggactttggagcctccagcatgaaagtttttgcataaccattatgctgtctccccctccctttagtaacatattttattagtgacttatacgataatagaggtataattccacagcactTCAATTACCTACCAAAGTTTTATGCCTCCATTCCCTCCAATGCAACCactgttctcccaaggtcatatatATGGGTTTGattgtatatatagtttttttctttttccaattcatgtgtttcaattctctttgtttttttaactttatttttatttgataggacagagaaattgaaaaggaaaggagatagagggtgagagagacagacagatactgcagcactgcttcaccacttgtgaagctcccccctctgTCAAGGGGATTGGGGACTTAaattctggtccttgagcatggtaactcatgcacttaaccaggtgtgccaccactcagccctgtttcaattctctatattccacatatgagtgaaatcattccatagttgtccttcactaaCCTCACTAGGCAAAATCACTGCCAGTTTCATCTGTTTAGCTCTAATGGACACATTATAGTCTTTTATctactgagtagtactccattgaataCATGTCTTATGAACTAGTCtcccttttttgtatttattaaacTCAAATTAGTTATTTtgaaaaatagtatttttttcttcattaaaaaaagatgtgATTAATATCAGGTTgctagattataagattacattgTATAGTTCTGcacaacacccaccaccaaaattcagtGTCTCAGCTCTCCTACCTCccatagttatcaaaaatcttagaaacagtttgctttcttATTGGATCTCTTGCACGAGATGTATTGGAGTCTTTTAGATTCATTTTACTCTGCAAATATGAATCCTatttctggaggctttttttaaaaaaaatctaactttTGAATTTTTGTGCTACTGTTCCTcatccattcttttttctttttttttttttttagttttttattattatcttaattgcttgatagaggcagccagaaatagagaggcagaggaagagagagagatacctgcagcactgtcttaccacttggaaagctttctgcaggtgggggttggggacttgaatctgggtccttgcacattgtaacgtgtgctaaaccaggtgtgccagcacctcccacctatccatttttttctacatCTCTGTCAGGTACTGAGAGTGCATCCCTCTTAATCTTATAATgcttaattttaaaaacaaaaggttTATTCATTATTTGtgagtagggagggagagagagagagaaaaataagtatCAAGATCTCATGTAATGCTAGAAATCATACTTgggccctcatgcttgacagcTTTATCAACTGTTCCCCTTCCAGTTACCTCATAATTCATTTGAGTCAGCCTAGCTCCCACCTAGACCAGCAGTAGAACCACAAGTATTTTGGGGGACAATTTTGGGTATTCCTAGTCTGAAATACCCCATAGAAGATACTTTACAAGAGACATTCTGactcttacttttttaaattttttatttattatttataagaaggaaacattgacaaaaccataggataagaggggtacaacttcacacaattcccaccaccagaactctgtatcccatcccctcccctgatagctttcctgttctttaaccctctgggagtatggacccaaggtcattgtgggatgcagaaggtggaaggtctgacttctgtaattgcttccccgctgaacatgggcgttgacaggttgatccatactcccagcctctctctctctttctctagtgggcaaggtctctggggaagcagagctccaagaccacattggtggggttgtctgtccagggaagtctggttgcatcttgctaacatctggaacttggtggcttaaagagagttaacatacaaagccaaacaaattgttgaacagtcatggacctaaaggctggaatagtgcagatgaagtgttggggggggggggtcctccattttgtagatagctagaaggcatattttagttatatttcaaagggcctgtagctatactagtgtgttttttgttgccattgttgtttgttggtttttacctgagcctgaaatctgatatccaggtggatcctaattattgtctggggtgatgatgtcatggctagaaaaaggaccagaaagctggatcagggaagaaagtagttccctaatttgggaaaggggtataaatattgttgactgtaaaccccatcaatttgatgtgatctggggcacataattagcttaggagcctgtgtgacctctgcatccctctagatctgagctcacattctgtggtcatgagtaggaacattccatgctgccctaatatcagtacccatcttcctcaggtgtagcacagagtatgttgtccatcctccctctggaggatggaacattctctaccattgttgatccaagttgagggtaaggtccttttggggcccacaaagggatctattttgttgttcctaatagaaatgaccggttacaatggagagagggatttattcgagttgtaggcccatcaagtctgtttggtaatctcaggactccccgattagggccccagctgatgaaatggcctgatagtgactaaagagtcagtattaaagtatgccagtctcttgcccttattcagcttttgcagtccttgctttgataaggttagctttggaatgagtgagagaactgtaataggaagtaggtgatgagggtatctaagtctaagtggacactatttcattatgaccttgatactgactcactgcagactattgtgtacttttgctttcaggaatatattttgccctaatttatggatacatgtaaacatatgctctatctcatgggtctatatctaggttttgggactttgttaggaagtgaacctcctggaatggaattagagaataccatgaaaggaaaggtctcacccaagtaatgagggtgaagggttgacattccatgcctgacgtctctggacacagtctgaggtgaagcatgctgagatggtactcgttgcattgattaggttggaatcaacggatgcaatatcatttggtatgacttgagagaagcatgcagggaagtgagccccacctcagaggttccaggattggcagaaatataggttctatagaagaagcgggaggttcctgttgtcttagggttaggaagacaatagatagttattgcaacaatcacattgtttggcaattgggttaactttgaaaaatccctttgttaggatttgctgtatcatacataccatcaccatatttatgtcctttaacattatttgtatatagctatgccactggttgcttttgttctccctgaactagtctgactctttctttctttcttgccccaACTACCAGGCCCTCTGTTTTGGACAGCTTTGCTTTGCTCTCTGGCCAGTTGAATACTCTGAACAAGGTTTTGAAACATGAAAAAACACCACTGTTCCGAAACCAAGTCATTATCCCTCTGGTGTTGTCCCCAGATCGTGATGAAGATCTCATGGTAAGAAGAGAAGGGTACAACTTAGGAACTTAAATTcttagataaagatggagagcaTACTTGTTAGTTGGTCATTATAAAAGTTTTGAATGAGAGGCCACACAATAGTGCATCAGGTAAAGCATATACATTACTGTGTTTAAGGATGCAGGTTCCACTTCCCACCTGTAAAGGGGACACtttgtgagctgtgaagcagttctgcaggtgtctctcttcctctccatttcccattcctctttcagtttttctctgtctctatcaaaaagggagaaaagaccactggaagcagtggattcatcatgcaggcaccaggccccaacaataaccctggagcaatgaaataataataaaagttctgAATGTAGAGCAGCTGGGAAAGTAACTCAGTGATAGAGCATGGCACTCACATGTGTGGGGgttgagccctggcactacatatgccagagaatGCTTTGGTTTAAGTTCTACATGCAGTGGGTGACAGTAAGAAGCAAAAAATGTACATTTTGGACCCAGGTGGCagaacatctggttaagcacacacattacagtatacaaggacccaggttgaagcccctgttcccctacagcaggggaaaagcttcacaagtggtgaagcagggctgcaggtctatctctttacattcctatctcccctcccatctcactctctttttctctaataataagtaaataaagatatataaaaataaatggggggccaggtggtagtgcactggttaatctcacatagtatgaagtgcaaagatcgTGTAAgactcccagttcaaacccctggctccccacctgcagaggggtcgcttcataagtggtaaagcaagtcttcaggtgtctctttctcgccctctctcttctcttccttccaatttctctctatcctatcttaaTTTAACAAGGGGGGGCAtattgtggcatacctggttgagtgcacatgttacagtgcacaaggacccaggttccagcccctggtccccacctatagggggaaagctttgcaagtggtgaaatagtactgtaagtttctctctgtcgctctccctcattatttctcccttccctctcaatttctggctgtctctatccagtaaataaataaagataatttttaaaaaattaaaaaaaaaaagaagaagaaaaaatgacctccaggagcagtagatttatagtgccagcactgagccccagtgataaccctgaaggcaaaaaaaaaaagtaaatatatttttattattattattattattaacacagattattttaccagagcattgctcagctctggcttatggtagtgctagggattgaacctgggacctatggtgcctcaggcatggaagttattttttatataactATTTTGCTATTTCCTTAGCCCAAGGAATATATTTTGGACATCTCCTTTTTGTCTGCTGCGTGGAGTCATTCCCAGATAGTACTAAATTAACCTGAGATTTATGTCACCAAGGCAAAAAATGTTCTCTATCTTGAACAAAAAGTATGTACTTTCATGACTTCCATCTATTTAAGCCTTTGAATAAAATGTGACAGAGAGGGtatttcttttttgcctgaggctccaaagtcccatgttcaatccccttcaccaccataagccacagctgagcagtgttctggtaattagaattaaataaattttttaaaaatgtaaaaaggcaGTTTGCCTCTACAACTGGTAAAGATTGTGAGGTATCAGAAATGAAGGATAACATGAAGGAATCAATATCCTAGGAAACTAAATATTATAAGTCTTGGTTTGCATTTTTCCCATTTGCCAATAGAAGGAAGTATATAGCAGTTCAGATGGATTCTTTTTGGGCTACATAATAGAATTACTAAAAATGATATATTACAGCGGCAAACGGAAGGACGAGTACCTGTTTTCAGCCATGAAGTAGTTCCTGATCATCTGAGAACCAAGCCTGACCCTGAGGTTGAAGAGCAAGAAAAACAGTTGACAACGGATGCTGCCCGCATTGGTGCTGATGCAGCTCAGGTTCTAGATTAAATCACTGTCCTGCTTCATGACAACCCCCCTCTGCCTCCCATTTTCTGAATCTTGTCATAAGAAGATAGTTTATTACCTGTGATAGGAATTACCATTCCTGTCTGACAGGGATGTGTAGTCAGATATACCTGAGTTGCCCCTCCAAGAGCATGTGATCATTTTTTCCCTGGAATCATTTCATGTTGTCCTAAAATTTGCACAAATTTATGTATGTTACAGAAGCAGATCCAGAGCTTGAATAAAATGTGCTCAAACCTTCTGGAGAAAATCAGCAAGGAGGAACGAGAATCAGAGAGTGGAGGTATGAAGGAATCGTTGACAAAATGGAGAAGGGAAGAAGTAAAAACCACTGGAATACCCCTAGTGGTTCTGTATTCAGATAGCTATTTATACAGACATCCTTGTCACTATACATTTCTTTCTTGAAAGTTTTAATTAAATAAGAaacaaagtctttaaaaaatcacTAGAGTAGGAATGCTGTGGTTTGAGGAGTGGTGAAGTGAAAATATAAGAGGAGCTGATTAGggctgaggtggtatctcacagTAGAGTACAGGTCTGTCTTGCCTCAgactccaggtttgatcccacatatgctagagctgagtagtggctGATTGGTtaatctttcattctttcttattaGAAAGAAGAAGAGCTACTTTGGATAGGAAAAGTATTTATCTATTctgtgttagccttttgtatttaAGGCCAGCCCTAAAGTAGGTAGAAGAAATGtgcaaaaggaaaaggaaaaattctgAGATAGTTGTGGGGGTCCTTTGTCTCTTCCACTGGCACAGGGAAAATGCTACTGAAGTCAGAACTCCAAGCCCTGGTCTTTATACTGGTACTTCTACTATTAGTTCAGTCCTGGACCAGAGCATATTTCAGGATTCTACTTACCTCTTTCTTTAGGTCTCTGGCCGAACAAGCAGACCTTTAACCCTGCAGACACCAATGCCTTGGTGGCAGCTATTGCCTTTGGGAAAGGGCTGTCTAACTGGAGACCTTCAGGTAGTAGTGGCCCAGGCCAGCCAGGCCAACCAGGAGCTGGGACAATTCTTGCAGGAGCCTCAGCATTACAGCAGGTGCAAATGGCAGGAGCTCCAGGCCAGCAGCAGCCACTGCTCAGTGGGGTGCAAATGGCCCAAGCAGGTCAACCAGGTAAGGTGACGGGTTGATGTGGTGGCAGACCTTAAGCAGAAAAGGGGAAACAAGTTGGAGAATTTATTTGCCCTCAGTCTACCCAGAGCTAGAGCTTTTCTCCCTTGGATTGTGACCCAgaaaacttttgttgttgttattactgtgtgtactattttgttgttgttgctagggcttcattgctctgggctgactttcagATAGAAGGATGAGACAGATcctagaaaatgagaaagaacttagcataaaatgagaaaaaaaaatggtccgagaggtggcgcaatggataaagcattgggctctcaagcatgaggtcctgagttcaatccccggcagcacatgtaccagagcgatgtctggttcattctctctcctcctatctttctcatgaataagtagataaattcttttaaaaaaaataaggaaaaaatagtaaaacaaaaaacTTCAAATAAAAGAAACTGCTCTCACTTCCCAACCTCATCATCCATCTCAGATTGCTGACACTGTGGATATTAGgtggattatcttttttttagacACAGAAATTAGTGATTGGATCTTAATTAAGACCATTTTGGGACTAGCAATATAGTTCACATGCATAGTGTTCCTGCTTTACTATGTGtgcaaaccaggttcaagtctggaccAGCCACATGAATGTTGTGGTGTCCTTtctattctgtgtcttttgttcTGAAAAAGGTAGCCCAAAGCAATGAGGCCCAGCCAAtgacccaggaggaaaaaaaaaaaaaagacatgcaagcaaacaaaaagctaTTTTGTAGATGTATTGGAAAATAACGTGCAGTCAAGTGTCTTAGtgctatatgtatatgtattatttttttctgtatcctGTCTTGCTCACTTTTAGTAATTAGAACAGTCTGGAGGAACTCAGTGTATGTGGTTACAAGATATATATTTTGTGTGCTACTTAGGAAAAGGGACATTAAGAAAGAACacagatgtatttattttgccatcagggttatcatttaAGGTTCATTGTttatctactactcctggtggttctttttctttcttttctcttctttacttttcttatcttttctttccttcttttcctcttgtaGAGAccaagaaatagggagagagacacctgcatcactattCTACTTATCATGAAGtttaccccatgcaggtgggggccagggccttgaaccaaaattcttgtgcttggtaatatgtgcattcaaccaggggtAACACTGCCCAGGCTCCCCTgtagtatttttatttgtttaacttCAGTATTACTTTGTTGAGGGAATGTTAATTTATAGGGTTATTATtagaaaggtacaactccacattttAAAGACTGCATTATCTTTTACATGTAACACTAATATACAAGTCATATAGATTTAGCTCTCTTTTCCAAGAGTGGATGAGCAGGGACTATTCATGTGTTTTGACCTTTCTCACAGTTGTTCCCCCCCCATGTCACCCCTTAACTTCAAGGTACCATCAGGGAGAAATCTGGGTGAAGAACCACACCTCTGATGTATAACACCCAGGACTAGATGCTAGAGATTCTGAGATGATTAAGAAGGTGGCAGGGAGGGAACTTGAAAGACCACATTTCTAATTTATTGTGAAAGTTACTGTGCTTCAGATGTTCTTCATCTTCATGTTCCTTTTAGGAAAAATGCCAAGTGGAATAAAAACCAACATCAAGTCTGCTTCAATGCATCCCTACCAGCGGTGAGTGTGGCCAGCAACTTCCACTCTCAAGGTGCTCTTTGCAGAGCTGACCAGAGAAGTTGCCTTTTGTCTACACTGACCTAGAGGCAGTCCCCCAACAGAAAGACCTTGGGCTTTCAACAACTGACCAGTTGCAGCCTCGCCACTGACTAGCTGTATGAAATTGGGAAAAATTACCGAATTTTTCTGAGCCTGTTTTTTCATTTGTAAATGGTAATAATGCCTACCTCATAGGGTTGTTGTGAGGATTAAAATGATACAATGAGTATAAAGCACTTAGCACACTACATGAAATAATGGGTATCCAATAAATGATAGTTTGTACAGCCACATTCCCCCTACTGCCCTCCTTAATCATCAATCCAGGATTTAGGTGATCTAATACTGTTTCACTTCAGTGATGAGCTGAGAGACACAAGATCATGGATCACTTAGCGCTGTTTAAAAGACTGTGCTTATTCCAGCTGCCAGAAGTCAGCTTCTGTGTTCTTAGAAGCACACTGTTTCTGGGTGCTCTACTCTCCTGAGTTCCATACTGACTTACTATCCTACCTCCATGAAATAAGGTTTTTTTGGTTGGGACTAACTGACCTCCTGCAATTCTGGTGAAGCTCAGGCCTGCTCTACTTTCCATCCTCTGAGAAACCAGTTTAAGTCTGGCCTGGGAAGTAGGCAAAGCCCTCTGTCCTATGTACAAGCAAGACTGTGTAAGAAGGTTTCTCTAAACATTTGGGCTCATTTCTTATACTTTGGAGGGAGAGGGAATAATATTATCCTTCATACTATTTCTCATGAGGATTTAGTTGTTCATACTAGTACTTCAGTCCTGACCTCCCAGTGAGGATGGCTTTCTGGTAGTCCACTGAGCCTGTGGTTCAAACAGGAACCTGATAGATGGAGGGAAGGGACAATCCCTGGAACCTTTCCTTGCTTTTATAAAGCTGAAGAGTAGGGTGAATATGAGTCTCCAGcttatgctactttttttttttaatgctctttcGTGAGCAAAGGGTTTTTCtgaataatgctttttttttttttttaagaatttacttattcatgagacatataggaagagagaaagaatcagacatcgctctggtacataaGCTGCCGGAGATCGTACTCAGGACCtcctggttgagaatccaatgctttatctactgtgccacctcccagaccacctgaacAATGTTTTCTAAATTGATGGCCACTCAGAGTTATCAGACAGCAGCAATTTATGAGAGAGTGATTAAATGGTTAGAGACTATGGGTGAGACTTTTCATTGGTACTGTGAGGTAGTTCTAATTTTACTCCATACAGTTGTCTTATATTTAATTGGCTCTGATCTAAAAGCCCTCTAGATATGAGAAGGACTTGCTCAtatctttccccttttttgttttattttgtcatacATACATTAGTACTTAGAAAGTATATGAAAAAGGATGGTGAATGAGTGACAAAGgataagaacactgctcagctttggtacaAGGTGGTATTGGGGATGAACCTGTGTCTTCTGAGGGCCCCAGGCATATAAGCTGGCGCTCTAACAgattgagctatctccctgggccTACTTTGCCATTTGTGTGTTGCCAGCAGAATTCTGTCAGACTGTGGCAGCAAAGGACTGGAAAAAGTGTCAGATGTCACATTTATTCATGTTTCATCAGGACAAGAAATGGCATCCATGAAGTTCACTGATTATAATGCACAACAGCAAGTACAGTGAGTCATGTCATCAGCTCTGAAGCAATCTTAACCTTTCCCTAACTTGAATAGCACTGTTTTACTGTTCTTTTAGACCACTGAAATATTCCTTGTCTTCCACTtcttctctgtcccttccctgtAACAGTCTAAAAATGTCAGTGTTGTCACATGGGGGAGAGCTGTGCCTCTTGAAAACTCCTGGAGCACCTTTTGGTGTTTGTTGTCCTTTGTTTTACCAAAATACTCCCTCCTATTGAAAAGCAGCAACCCAAGTTTCTTTACTGTCCCAGGCTGATACTTATTTCATTCTTACCAGATTATCAGAAATGGATTCTTTGACCTCAAGAATAGAAATGTCCTTTTGTACCAGCAAGAACATAGGCAGGACCTCACCTACATTTTGTCTTCTTAAGCAAGCAGTCCTTACAGTGTAGACACTTACatcttcatattctttttttttaagattttatttattttttaatattttatttatttattaataagagggataggggagagagagagagaaagaaccagacatcactctggtacatgtgctgccggggattgaactcaggacctcatgcctgagagaccaatgctttatccactgcgccatctcccagaccacagattttatttatttatttaagagaaaggaggagaaagaaccagacatcgctctgacacatgtgctactggggatcgaacccaggacctcatgcttgagagtccaaagccttatcactgcaccacctcccaaaccacacatCTTCATATTCACTCAGGGAATACTCTCATTCCCAACAACTCATGCCCACAACCTCTGGAGTATGAGCCTGTGAAGCACCACTAACTTTAGGACCCATACAACCCAGTAAATGCCTCAAAAGAGAGCCTCTTCCATACCTAACACACTCATTCCTTCAAGAAGGAAAATAGGGAGTTTCCTTTGAAGAGGCATGACCTGCTTACTCAGATACAGGGTTTTCAAAAGATGGCTCTCCTTCCATTCTGGTAGTATTTCTCAGTTTATCATTTTTCTGTTCTACCTTAAGACTATTTTCTCCTACTTTTGGGGCCCCTGGAGAATAAGATTAGGTCTTGTCTTTCAGATTTATGTTTAAGgtaaagaagcagcagcagctataaATATTAAGATTTTGTTATAGCACAGAGTTCATCCTGCTGAAGGTGGAAGCTTACTGACCCAATTCAGAGTTGTACCCATTGCCTATCACTACTTCCTTTCCAGCTCTGCCCAGAGGTTGGGATCCAGTCTTTATTGGACTTCCTTTTTACTCACTGCCCCAATCACcccattctcttccttctctggtGTGTTGTCACTCTACCTAGTTAGCTTACACAACCTTATACTTTTTGGGGGGAACAGCCAAGACAGATAAGtgttccttccaatctgtaatgGGTTCTGGCACTAGACCTGAGCTGGAGGGAGTATATTGCTACTACCTCCTTTCCTGCTGTTGAAGGGAAGAAACTGAACTCTGCAGGAATGCCCTAGTGCAAGGCTGGTCCCTTTTCCCAACCCCTACTCACCTCCCCCAAGCAGCTGGAAACAACCTCTCCCTTTGTCTGAGCTTCTTGTACAGAATAATCCTCCCTATGGACAATGTATTCTCTGTGTCCTGTGGACACAGGAGCCGTGTGAGCTGATCCCAGCACCAGGCAGGGCGGAGGCTGAATCCTTCCAAACTCCCACCCTTGGTCAACTCTTAAATACTATCCAGAAAATCCACTAAGAGTTGTACATTTTCTTCCATTTGCTCCCAATTTGGGAGGCCAACTGAACTTTAGCAGTGGGCTAGGCATAGGACCAGAGGCTATTAACCCTTTTGGGTTGGGTCTTGAGTTTGCTGTGCTAACGTATATAAGCTATATATAGCTTTGACCTGACAAATTTGAACATGGAGGGGGCTTACACTTAAAAGAATTGCcaccaggagttgggcagtagctcagcgggttaagcgcacatggcacaaagtacaaggacccattaggatcccagttcaagcccccggctccccacctgcagttttctctctatcaaataaaaaaaaaaaaaactgaagaaaaaaaaagactatgaagaaaaaaagaaaagaattgccaCCCTAAAATTGCTTCCTATCTTTCACTAGCTGTATATTGAAAACTCAAAGAGGTGGTAAGTTAACtttagaaataaagaatagaaatgtCCATAAGATGCTGCATGTATTGCAGTGGGAAGTAGGGTTAGACTTGACCTTCCACTCTCCTTAGCAAGATTCATATAGCAGTGAGATTCTACCAGGGAAGGCAGgaaagtatacttttttttttttttctatagtgatAGTTTTTCTATTGAATCTAAAGAACTCTGGGCTGCTCCTTTTCTCATTGTGCTTCCCCTGCCTTCCCTTGTATCACCTTAACTCCCCTAGTTTGTGGTCCTAttgacttcattttcttttgctCACATTCCTACATATAGACCATCTTGGTATCTTTACTAA includes the following:
- the MED8 gene encoding mediator of RNA polymerase II transcription subunit 8 isoform X2, with the translated sequence MQREEKQLDASLDALLTQVGDLKNSLGSFIYKLENEYDRLTWPSVLDSFALLSGQLNTLNKVLKHEKTPLFRNQVIIPLVLSPDRDEDLMRQTEGRVPVFSHEVVPDHLRTKPDPEVEEQEKQLTTDAARIGADAAQKQIQSLNKMCSNLLEKISKEERESESGGLWPNKQTFNPADTNALVAAIAFGKGLSNWRPSGSSGPGQPGQPGAGTILAGASALQQVQMAGAPGQQQPLLSGVQMAQAGQPGKMPSGIKTNIKSASMHPYQR
- the MED8 gene encoding mediator of RNA polymerase II transcription subunit 8 isoform X1; translated protein: MRQTEGRVPVFSHEVVPDHLRTKPDPEVEEQEKQLTTDAARIGADAAQKQIQSLNKMCSNLLEKISKEERESESGGLWPNKQTFNPADTNALVAAIAFGKGLSNWRPSGSSGPGQPGQPGAGTILAGASALQQVQMAGAPGQQQPLLSGVQMAQAGQPGKMPSGIKTNIKSASMHPYQR